In Setaria italica strain Yugu1 chromosome IX, Setaria_italica_v2.0, whole genome shotgun sequence, the genomic stretch TAACTAACCACACTAACGCATGCATAATGATTAACTGACGCTTTTCTCCTCCCAAACGCAGACTTTGCACGTGACCttatacatacatacacatcAAACGAATGTTTCACCATCGTGCGCATAACGTGTGGACGGTCCTCCGCCTCTTATTACTACCAGTACTGCGTACTTATCCTCGACAAGTCGTGGAAACCCACCCATCATCTCCGTGCGTCCTCGTACGAACGATGACAGGCCAGATAGCGAACAAAACCACCACTCAAACCATCATCGATCCCATCAGCTAAACGTGCCACGCCGGAGCGGCGGACCGGAACGATGACCCGCCGGCGGTTTTCCAAACGCTGGAGCCAAAAAGGAGCTCAAAACCACGTACCCCACCGCGCGGGGGCATGGGAAGCCTACCCCCCGGATCGGACACGGGTGGGTTCCGCTTCCGTGCATCGCGGTGGTGGGGGATGTTGGTGTCACGTCCCGGTTCGCGGCTGGTGGTGGAGTTTTTCCTGCGCCCGTACGTTTGCCCGCACCACGCCCAGGCTGGTAAGTGTACTGTTGCGCAATAGTAGGCGATGAAGGATGTTTTTCATGGTCGAATAGGAATTAGGAGCGTGCGATCGAACTATCGCATTGCAATTTGAGAAGTACTCTTCACGTACGTCACTAAATACAGGCTGGCGTGCCGTATACCTAAAACTAGAATGTCGAAAACTTTGACCAGTAACGATATTTTAAAGAGTACATGGATATATAACTATATTTATTTTAGCAAATATTTCTAATAAATAAATTACCATTATAGTTCAAAGAGTTTCCAATACTAATAATGTGTGTTTGTGTACTCTAAATTAATTGGTGGACACTAATGCTGAGTCTAGAACTCGGATCGTCCTAGCGGGCTTGTGTGTGTTTGGAATGAAGATATTGTGGATCTCGGGTGCTATTCACTTGGTCTGTAGGGTTTTCTGTGAAAGAACTTGTAATTGGAGAAGTACATGATATAATCTGGGCTTCCGGCCCCTTTGGGGAAAAAAACACAATAGTAACAATAGCATTATATATGTTCATACAATATGACAAAATTAAACACTTGGAATAAAAATTGAGAGAAATCAAAACTAACTAAACATAGCACTATGGTTTGTATCTATATTTAAAAAATCAAAGTGCCAAATATTTTACACAGAACAATCTCAAGACTAGCAAATTCCACTTTctttaaagaaaaaagaagaggtaGGGACATATGGGTAgttttcttatatttttttgTGAGGGTATCTAGAGTATGTTTTTTTAAGGGAAAAGCTAATGGATGTTCGAATGTCTCAGACTCTACAGAATTGGCTCATGATTGGTGCTTCTTATTCTCCTCCAGCTTCAGTAAGTCCCCAACTAGCCTCCAATGAGCTGGTTAGGTTTTTGAATTTGGGGCTGGCGTCTCCTCGGGAGGGAGAGGTGGCGCCTTATAAAAGGAATACGGTAAGAGTATGCGGTTGGGGGAAAGCCAAAAGATAAGGTTGGTACAGGCAGGATAGGGTCTTACCCGAGCTTCATGTTCACGGGCCGTCTTTATGAAGCCATGGAGACCCTACCGCGGTGGCATGTGGACAGTGGTGTTCACTTCTGCTACTGTTGTGGCTGTCATTGCACAGCCAAGCTGCACAGTTGATCCGTTGTACAATTTGAGCACGTATgagtatttgaaaaaaaattgactgCCGGCTAACTGCAGTTGAGCTGCCGTGGCAGTAGCGGGTTCctgactgctgctgctgtagcTAGCTCAACTGAACATGCTGAAGGTCTAATAAGATGAGTTGCTGCAATGATGGAGGAAGACGAGGAAGCACAATCGTTGGATCCTCATCAAAGGAATGAAAACTCGTGCGCTGTTGGacgctattttttttttaaaaaaaagacctAGAGTACGGTCATACAAGAACAAACTGCAAAATGCGCAACATTCAGTGTACTGATCAATGGTCACGGGATGTTGTACGCATCTGCGGTTGAGCTCGCATGAAGACAGCGATCGACGACATGCATCTCTGGCATAGAATGGAGGCACACCGCAAGAGCTGCAAGTGGCTGCGGCCTCAGCCGCAGTTGGGAGTCAACGGGCACGCCCGTCCAACTCAGCTAACACTTTGACCGTCATTTGCACGACGCTAGCCAACAAGCACAGCTCCGCAACTACGAAACCCGGCCAAGCTGGCCACGAATCCAACCAAACCGTGGACTCCCTCTGACCGCATCCGGTTTGTTTAAACCCCCCAATACACAATCCCAATTCAGATCACGCACAAATCCAAAATCCAGAGCAACAATACAAAACTGCTGCGCTGACGAACGTAAGAGCAGCCTGCCTGGACGACTCCAAATAATCCAGATCAACGATACAAtactgcagcagcagcctgtCATCCGAGCAGAACTGAAGTATCAAATCGAGTAATAAACCATAAGGATTAGACCAGTACCAAGCTGCAGAGATATCATACCGGCGAAGAAATAATGAGTACCCCCCGGCATGTGTTGAAAACCGGCGCATAAGAATCCAGCCGAAGTGCCGAGATTTTCAACCCCGGCGTGGAATCTGACCACACCGCCGGCCCGGCTCACCATCTCTCTCTCTGcagccaaatttttttttcatgcttaTACAAGCGTCAACTTGCATCGGCGGTTTTTAAATTAAATTATTTCACACAGCGCATTCAGCAGAGGACTTTGCAGCGCTGTTTCAACTCATTCACTCGAGAGTGGACTTGTGCAAAATTCCGTCTAATAATAATTAGGGGCGACTCCGGCCAATTAATAACACCCCACACTTGCACAGTGGGAGACGACCAGGGGAGCATCGATATTTGGCTTTCTTCCGTTTGAAAAATCAAGCAAATCTTCTtcgtttttttccttctttttgaaAAGCCAAAAAAGGGGGCAAATAATCGTGTAGCGTTCGTGTTTGGTCTTCGTAATGTGACAAGATTGGTAGTTCGATTGGTCCGTCGTTTCTTGCCGTGCAGGGGAGTAGCTTGcctgcatgcacgcacgcacgcaggcTGGTGACCGGTGAGCGAGGCCGATCGATCTCGCGGCGACCGGTGCTGTGTCGGGGCTAAAATACGAGCAAAAATGTCAAGCCTCGCGCGGTTTCTGTCGGCGCTGTTGCTGCCGTTCGTAGACCGACCATGCTGTACGCTCGGGGTTTGCTTGCATACCTCCGTAGACAACTGCACGGGGTAGCTATCGCGTATAGCTGCACGGGGCAGATTCACACGGCGCGGCAGAGACCGGGAGCGCTGACGCCAGGTGTGCGGATTGGACAGTGTGCCGTGTGCGTGGACAATGGCATGCAGTGACACTGATGGGAGAGGGGGCAACAGATCGCTGTCCCGGTGATCGAGGAAACAGCTATCCTCTGGTGTATACGTGGATCTCTTCATAGCGTCTGTTGGGATCTTTTTTTGCTTATCATTTGACCGAGAGAGGAGGGGGCTGGGAACTCAAAAATGGCGGTGGTTTTGAAatgaacaagtaccaaacattTCCGGGAGAAATTCAATTACGACTTTCTTGCAGGTGCATTTTCCAGGGAGCACCAGTTATTGGGCCACCGGTGTTATTACTACTCTCATCCAAATTTGCTCTTCGTGATAAAGAGCCTTTGGAGTAATATTTATGGTTTATTTCGCCTATATTTAACCTTTCAAGGCCTATTGGGGAGCAACTTGTATTTTTCATGTTTCGCTCTTCAACTATTTCATTTTCCTCGTAAGCATCCGTCATTTGGCACTATTGTAGCTTTTGTATAAAAAACACATAAAGTCACGCTAAAAAAACAGATAGTCTATGTGAACAGATAGTCTATGTGAACCAGTAATTTTAGAGAACCTGGAAAGTACCAAAATTTGATACATGAAGTGTCAAAATTTGATGCTTAGCTATAATTATGTGAATAAGTCAATTACTCCGAGGTTATAAATCACTAGGAATATAGTGTgggttgccttttttttttatcgaatATGTAAGAGAATTGtgcatctttgtattaagatAGTAGAATTTTTTCAGTTTGCAATGCGCAACGCCTTGACGTGCGCACTTTGAACCGTATTAGTTATCGTGTGGTTGCCTCTTGGAACATCAAACAAGAACGTTTTTTTGAAACGAGATCAAACAAGAACATGGTTTAAACAGTGCAAATATGTTCTCCTTCCTAAACACAACCTTTTCTTTGTGTGGTGATTTGGGGAGGGTAATTCCATATTTGCCACTTTTTAAGTATCAAAACCCTGCAAATTTGTTATTGGCTATGTCGATTGCACGTTGATCTAGGACCCACATGTAACTGACTCAGCTGAATTGCTGAAGGTAAACCCATTGGTTTATCCCACGTTTTGAACTGGGATTTCCGCTCGCGTTCATAAAAACGGAAGTTAATCTAGGACAATAGGTGTTCCGAGGCTGCGCTGTGCCAACATTCGCGCAGAATTTGGCTTGGTTTTCCATGTGCTCAAATCAAAACCCACCGATCCCCACCTGAGTTGAGCAGCTGATGTGCACCGGGGAGCTGCCCTTTACATGCATCCACACCAGCTGCAGCTGGCTCGTATTTTCTACTCTCGAATCAGTAGCCTTGCTTTTTTCAAGCCAGGTCCACATATCGCGCGGCGAGCGCGTGCCCGGCGAGCTCTCGGCCTCGGTGGTGCGCGTTGCGAGTGCGAGTGCGCTAGCCGGGGCCAGGGGATGGAGCGATCCATGGAGTCAACCAGTCAAACTCCCCTCCCAACCCGTGTACGCGGGCTGATCGATCGATTAATTAGCCGTAAATCCCAGTAATTAAGCGGCCACGCCACCCAATCGGAAATGTCTTAATCCCCCCTGATTAACCCCAGCACCACCTAAACTTTTGCCTTTAAAAGGGAAAGAAATCAAAAGGGATAAACTAATCTCCCTGGTTGCGGCGTGCTCCCCCACATGCCTCTTTCTTTCCCAAGTCCACAACCAGCAGCCTACCTCCCCTCCTCCTGGTCGGCTCCGTCTATATAAGCCCCcgttccccctcctctcccgcccACTTCATCATCgcactcttcttcttccttctctcccgCCTTCTCCTCTCGGCAGCAGCTGCCACCTAGCTCTTCAAACTCAAATCCTACTCCCACACACTGGTCCAGCTCGCCTGCGAGCTCGAGCAGCGATATCCTTATTCAGTTGATCGATCCACGATCAGCGCTGAGAGAGAAATCAAGCAGGGGAGTGATctcgagagagagaaagaacCTGATGGACATGGCGCACGAGAGAGACGCGAGCAGCGAGGAGGAGGTGATGGCCGGcgagctccggcgcgggccGTGGACGGTGGAGGAGGACCTCCTGCTGGTCAACTACGTCGCCTCGCACGGCGAGGGCCGCTGGAACTCGCTCGCCCGATCAGCAGGTGGGATACATATACTCCATGCCGGATCAAGTCATGGATCGATTACTTGTCAAAACTTGCATCTCCAATTAGTACAGCAGGCACAATTCATGGGCTCCATCACATCACCCACCGAGCACAACCAGATGCTCGCCTATCGCCTCCTCTCCGCGTTGCCGTACAAGCCTGAGGCTTGACAAAGATGTCACTTTGCATCTACATGCTAATATGGAAACAGATAGCTGCCTAGCTAGCTAGGGGCCTAGCTGCCATCCAGCTAACAAGAACCGCCTACAGTGAGTGAGAAAGGGAGAGAATTTTTAGTGGTTAGCTTCCCGGCCATAGGGATATTTACTTACTCCCTTCCATTACATCATGCATCTTGTCATCACATACACACTCCCGTGTCTCATCTGCATAACAAATTACTACTGGGCAGCAATGGCGTGATGTGACGTGTGGATGATTAATCTTTGTGTGTTCCTGTCATGCAGGGCTGAAGCGCACCGGCAAGAGCTGCCGCCTACGGTGGCTCAACTACCTCCGCCCCGACCTCCGGCGCGGCAACATCACGCCGCAGGAGCAGCTGCTCATCCTCGAGCTGCACTCGCGCTGGGGCAACCGCTGGTCCAAGATCGCGCAGCATCTCCCCGGCCGCACcgacaacgagatcaagaactactgGCGCACGCGCGTGCAGAAGCACGCCAAGCAGCTCAAGTGCGACGTCAACAGCCAGCAGTTCAAGGACGTCATGCGCTACCTCTGGATGCCCCGCCTCGTCGAGCGCatccaggccgccgccgccgcaggggcgCCGCAGCCGCAGACCGGCACCGCGGACACGCCCCTGTCGTCGTCGTGGCAGcacggcgccgacgacggcctCTACGCGTCGCCCGGCGACGCCTGCTGGCCCGCGGAGTACTACTCAGCCGCCGGCGATCACCAGCTGTTGAACAACCCCGCCGTCCCGGAGCTGTCGAGCACCACGGCCGGGTCGTCGTCTCCGTCCTCGGACTCCGGCGCGGGGGCACAGACATGGCTCGCACCCGTGGGTGAAGCGGAGTGGTTCACCACCGCCTGCGacgcctccagcgccgccgtggCCATGCACGACACCGTCCTGGCCGGTcaccaacagcagcagcagccgtgcCTGCTCGGGGAGACGTGGACGTCGTCGGAGCTCCCGGAGCTCGGCGTCGCGGACTTCGAGATCGGCAGCTTCGACGTGGAGAGCATCTGGAGCATGGACGACAACTTGTGGTACACGCAGACGCAGGGCGTGTGAACTGATGAAGCCAGCACGGCGGCGTGGCGCTCCACGGCATCGGCGGTGGACACCTGCGTGTTGGATAC encodes the following:
- the LOC101770544 gene encoding transcription factor MYB2 — its product is MDMAHERDASSEEEVMAGELRRGPWTVEEDLLLVNYVASHGEGRWNSLARSAGLKRTGKSCRLRWLNYLRPDLRRGNITPQEQLLILELHSRWGNRWSKIAQHLPGRTDNEIKNYWRTRVQKHAKQLKCDVNSQQFKDVMRYLWMPRLVERIQAAAAAGAPQPQTGTADTPLSSSWQHGADDGLYASPGDACWPAEYYSAAGDHQLLNNPAVPELSSTTAGSSSPSSDSGAGAQTWLAPVGEAEWFTTACDASSAAVAMHDTVLAGHQQQQQPCLLGETWTSSELPELGVADFEIGSFDVESIWSMDDNLWYTQTQGV